The Candidatus Gracilibacteria bacterium genome has a window encoding:
- a CDS encoding LysM peptidoglycan-binding domain-containing protein: MRRLKVSNTFFIVVLIGILPVYPVFGSVLYNISGGVRNFPIDQATILTDDYDREDAAFISSDIPLDASHEWADRTEIIVYTVQEGDTISQLSHDFHLTSSTLRWVNGLSTNVLRIGQKLVVPPGDGYVYTVNAGDTIESITKKYAVTTEIVRKNNPHISDGVKPGILLYLPGLKPPVTVSQNTDNKAGSSQVSVKYVPKLLAPKGRGFVPGHCTYFVAKYWNVNWRGHAKDWYKNAQKAGYKTGKSAQPGSIVVWYGPGYNLSYGHVAIVLSVNRDEGTMVVKDMNYTGLWRITTRTEKLNNKYIIGFIYNEKK, from the coding sequence ATGAGGAGATTAAAAGTATCGAATACTTTCTTTATCGTCGTACTCATCGGTATTCTCCCGGTCTATCCTGTTTTTGGGAGCGTACTCTATAATATATCATGAGGAGTACGAAATTTTCCTATTGATCAGGCAACTATTTTGACCGATGATTATGATCGAGAAGACGCTGCATTTATCTCATCTGATATCCCTCTTGATGCGAGTCATGAGTGGGCTGATCGTACAGAGATTATCGTCTATACTGTACAAGAAGGAGATACTATTTCCCAATTATCTCACGACTTTCATCTTACGAGTTCGACGCTCCGTTGGGTCAACGGTCTGTCTACGAATGTACTCCGTATCGGTCAAAAACTTGTCGTCCCTCCAGGCGATGGATATGTATACACTGTCAATGCTGGTGATACGATCGAGAGCATTACAAAAAAATATGCTGTTACCACAGAGATAGTACGCAAGAATAATCCACATATTTCTGATGGTGTAAAGCCCGGTATTTTGCTCTATTTACCAGGATTGAAGCCACCTGTGACGGTTTCCCAGAATACAGACAATAAGGCATGAAGCAGTCAGGTATCTGTAAAATATGTACCTAAGCTTCTTGCGCCAAAATGACGATGATTTGTTCCTGGTCATTGTACGTATTTTGTCGCAAAATACTGGAATGTGAATTGGCGATGACATGCGAAAGATTGGTATAAAAATGCTCAAAAAGCAGGATATAAAACAGGCAAAAGTGCACAGCCATGATCCATTGTGGTCTGGTATGGACCTGGATATAATCTCTCATATGGTCATGTTGCGATCGTATTAAGTGTCAATCGTGATGAGGGTACTATGGTGGTGAAAGACATGAATTATACGGGGCTTTGGAGAATCACGACTCGTACAGAAAAACTGAATAATAAATATATTATTGGGTTTATTTATAATGAAAAAAAATAA
- a CDS encoding LysM peptidoglycan-binding domain-containing protein produces MRPKFATRLRRRQRNRQRTLNMMALLLVVILPVYPAFGNYMQDYTGAIVRGNYDESTILATYDGNTGAEVITHLFDINTDPTVETDTSDPSSVDGAPPEIVLVSKPPIVSGPKEDPKKILYPVHSVTPKQTLGEITKQYSVSEAALMATNPGLNADLKIGQKILIPTITGVEYVVRKGDTLSVIAAQYGIENLSRILVANDLSNASKLRIGQKLLLPNPTKDPNPKKPATKTPVIGKTTPKPQNTPPSQKSQIKPAVNSLKTLTYGSYSLNLKVEKGCRNFAWGNCTCFVAKYKNVTWRGNAKQWLKNAQKAGVPTGKDPKPGAIIVYDGYGYSPYYGHVGIVMEVDKDYIIIKDMNYSGLNQITTRREEEYENNRAIKGYIYVD; encoded by the coding sequence ATGCGTCCAAAATTTGCTACTCGTCTTCGGCGAAGACAACGAAATCGACAAAGAACTCTGAACATGATGGCTCTTTTATTAGTCGTTATTTTACCTGTCTATCCAGCTTTTGGTAACTATATGCAGGACTATACGGGGGCGATCGTACGAGGTAACTATGATGAGAGTACTATCCTCGCGACGTATGATGGCAATACTGGCGCAGAAGTTATCACACATCTTTTTGATATCAATACGGATCCTACTGTAGAAACTGATACTTCTGATCCATCTTCTGTAGATGGTGCACCGCCTGAAATTGTGCTTGTTTCAAAGCCCCCAATAGTATCTGGCCCCAAAGAAGATCCTAAAAAAATACTCTATCCTGTCCATAGCGTGACTCCTAAACAAACTCTTGGAGAGATCACAAAACAATACAGCGTCTCAGAAGCAGCTCTTATGGCTACAAATCCTGGGCTCAATGCTGATCTCAAGATAGGTCAGAAAATTCTGATTCCTACTATTACATGAGTGGAATATGTCGTACGAAAAGGGGACACTCTCTCTGTTATTGCAGCTCAATACGGTATAGAAAACCTTTCTAGAATTTTGGTAGCCAATGATCTCTCAAATGCATCGAAGCTTCGTATCGGACAAAAACTCCTTCTCCCAAATCCTACAAAAGATCCAAATCCAAAAAAGCCCGCAACAAAAACTCCTGTTATCGGAAAAACAACTCCAAAACCTCAAAATACCCCACCTTCTCAAAAATCACAAATAAAACCAGCCGTTAATTCACTCAAAACGCTTACCTATGGATCCTATTCTCTCAATCTCAAAGTAGAGAAAGGGTGTCGAAATTTTGCTTGGGGAAACTGTACGTGTTTCGTCGCAAAATATAAAAATGTCACATGGCGATGAAATGCAAAACAATGGCTTAAAAATGCTCAAAAAGCAGGTGTTCCAACAGGAAAAGACCCAAAACCAGGCGCTATTATCGTCTATGATGGATATGGCTACTCTCCTTACTATGGGCATGTGGGTATCGTGATGGAAGTCGATAAGGATTATATTATCATAAAAGATATGAACTATAGTGGTCTCAATCAGATTACGACACGACGGGAAGAAGAATATGAGAACAATCGAGCCATTAAGGGCTATATCTATGTGGATTAA